A section of the Triticum dicoccoides isolate Atlit2015 ecotype Zavitan chromosome 7A, WEW_v2.0, whole genome shotgun sequence genome encodes:
- the LOC119332205 gene encoding chaperone protein dnaJ 11, chloroplastic-like — protein sequence MATFVTSSPVVMGSARPGRATGARRCMVAHASVTMAAPTVVATGRTHYEVLGLGAGASRGEIKSAYRRLAREVHPDAVRGGGDEGFIRLHAAYATLADPDERARYDRDVTCRAAGMMMRRAAAAGPAFRRRMWETDQCW from the coding sequence ATGGCTACGTTCGTGACGTCGTCGCCGGTGGTGATGGGGTCGGCTCGCCCCGGGCGGGCGACAGGGGCTCGGCGGTGCATGGTGGCGCATGCGTCCGTGACGATGGCGGCACCGACGGTGGTGGCCACGGGGAGGACGCACTACGAGGTGCTCGGGCTGGGCGCCGGGGCCAGCAGGGGCGAGATCAAGTCTGCGTACCGGCGCCTTGCCAGGGAAGTGCACCCTGACGCCGTCCGAGGTGGCGGCGACGAGGGGTTCATCCGGCTGCACGCGGCCTACGCCACGCTCGCTGACCCCGACGAGCGCGCTCGCTACGACCGGGACGTGACCTGCCGCGCCGCGGGGATGATGATGCGGCGGGCGGCCGCGGCCGGGCCGGCGTTCCGGCGGAGGATGTGGGAGACCGACCAGTGCTGGTAG